The DNA sequence TGGGCCGGCCCCGATTTGATGGACACCTCGATAGCATGGACGGTATAACAGAATCGAGGTGTGAGAGATGGGAAAGCGACGGAAGTTCACGAACGAGTTCAAGTTGGAGGCGGTGAAGCTAGCGGAACGCGGGGACACGCCGGTGGCGCAGGTGGCCCGTGAGCTGGGTCTGAATGAGACGGTGTTGCGGCGGTGGATGGGGCTATACGGCAAACGCGCGGGCCCCAACCGCCTGACGCCGGAGGAGCACGAGGAGTTGATCCGGCTGCGGCGGGAGGTGCGCCGGGTCACCGAGGAGCGCGACATCCTAAAAAAAGCGGTGAGTATCTTCTCCAAGGAACTGCGGTGAGATACTCGTTCATCCGGGAGCACCGGGGGCAGTTCCGAGCAGCGGCCTTGTGCCGCGTACTGAAGGTGTCACCCAGCGGCTACTTCGCCTGGCTGCGTCGGCCCGAGAGCCCGCGAGCGGCACAGAATCGGGCGCTGGTGATCCAGATCAAGGCCGCACACCGGCGCAGCCGCAAGACCTACGGGCGGCGGCGCATTCACATCCAGTTGCAGCGGGACGATATCGCCTGCTCTCCTAATCGAGTGGGGCGCCTGATGCGCGCTGAGGGCATCTGTGGGATTCGCAGACGCAGATTCAGGGCTACCACGAACTCCAAGCACAGCTTCCCGGTGGCACCCAATCTGCTGGCGCGCAACTTCACCGCCCCCGCCCCCGACCAGGTGTGGGTGAGCGACATCACCTACCTGGCCTGCGAGCAGGGGTGGGAGTATCTGGCGACGGTGATGGACTTGTACTCCCGGCGGATCGTGGGCTGGGCGATGCAGTCCACCCTGGAGCGCAGCCTGACCTTGCGCGCGCTGGAGATGGCGATCGCCCAGCGCCGGCCTGCCCCGGGGCTGATCCACCATTCGGACCGCGGCGTGCAGTACGCCTGCGGTGACTACCAGACCGCGTTGAACGAGCAGCAGATGATCCCGAGCATGTCCCGCAAAGGCGACTGTTGGGACAACG is a window from the Candidatus Deferrimicrobiaceae bacterium genome containing:
- a CDS encoding IS3 family transposase (programmed frameshift) is translated as MGKRRKFTNEFKLEAVKLAERGDTPVAQVARELGLNETVLRRWMGLYGKRAGPNRLTPEEHEELIRLRREVRRVTEERDILKKAGEYLLQGTAVRYSFIREHRGQFRAAALCRVLKVSPSGYFAWLRRPESPRAAQNRALVIQIKAAHRRSRKTYGRRRIHIQLQRDDIACSPNRVGRLMRAEGICGIRRRRFRATTNSKHSFPVAPNLLARNFTAPAPDQVWVSDITYLACEQGWEYLATVMDLYSRRIVGWAMQSTLERSLTLRALEMAIAQRRPAPGLIHHSDRGVQYACGDYQTALNEQQMIPSMSRKGDCWDNAPKESFFGTLKCELGLHGLRPSREHAHRKVFEYIEVFYNRQRLHSSLGYLSPAAFESQSTAEAA